The nucleotide window AACTCACCAAAAAACGGAGACTTGACAAATAGCATTGTTAGCTCTGCCTCAAAGAACACTTCACCGTCCACCTCCTCAGCTGAAAATTCAGACCTGTCATCCAAAGAAGTGTTACCCAAAGTCGAACCAAAACTAGAACCGTACACCAATGCCGACGCTGTTTGCAGCACCCTCCCATCCTCACATTCCAATGAAAACAATGCCGAAGACATGTCAGACGGAGGGCCCGAGCGCCTTCCAGGGACCCCAAAAAGCTCTAGCTCCCGTCGCAGGTCAGCTGTATGGAAACATTTCTACCTGTCGCCTGCTGATAATTCCAAAGCAGTATGCATTCATTGCATGAATGAATTCAGTAGGGGTAAAAATGGAAAGGATTTGGGGACAAGCTGTCTTATCCGGCATATGTGGAGGGCCCACAAAGAAGTTGTAATTGAGGAGAATGGACAGGGAAATCACATTCCACCGCCCTATACTAACCCGCCCTCGCTGCTGTCCCGCACTCAACTACAAGATCCACTGGAACTCAAAAAAGAATCACCCCTTCTTCCATCATCACCAGAAACCATATCAGATGAACTACCCCAAAGCATGGACGAAAGCATGGATATAAAGGAAGAATCTGATGAGGTGATGCATCTCTCAGGGCAGGAGACCACACTCAACCTCTCCTTCAAAACTCATGGGGAGGACACACCCCTGACTTCATCACCATGTGACCTCTCTGAAGGCCCCAGCCTCAATCAGGAtcattcagtttttcagcaaaacaaaaagatcaTGAAACGGGTTAAATCAGAAGTGTGGCACCATTTCATAGTGTCACCTGTTGACCAGTTAAAAGCACTGTGCCGTTACTGTCCGTGTGTCATCAGCCGGGGGAAACGGGGCGATTTTGGTACAAGCTGCTTAATGAGACATCTAATGAGACGTCACCCAGATGTcctcaaaaaccaaaaaagcacAGATGATAAGGAATCTTCCCCTCATCCCTACACCAATCTCAGTGCAACAGATCCAGTTTCAGCCAAAGAAACTGAGAGTCCCCTTAGTGAGAAAAAACCACAAACCCTGCCTGTTTTCAGTAAAAAGACGTCAAAACTGTGGAATCATTTTTCCATTTCGCCTGCTGACCCTACAAAGGTGGTTTGTTTGCACTGTAGCCGCACAATTAGCAGAGGCAAAAAGACTACTAACCTCGGCACAAGCTGCCTTTTCAGGCACATGCAGAGGTTTCACGGACATGTTCTTGAAAGTAACAATACTATCTCAGGTGATGTGCCGTCTGCTGAAATTCATGTTAAACAAGAGCTCATGGACACTTCTGTTTATGAAACGGAACAGAATCGTGAGAGATTTGATGAACACCACCCGGTTGCcaaaaaaatcaccaaacttATTGCAGAAATGCTCGCACTGGATCTTCAGCCATCAGCTATGGTGGAGAATGCTGGACTGAATCGACTGCTAGAGTACCTCCAGCCTCAGTATTCTCTACCACCCTCTTCTTACTTTACCAGCACTGCCATACCAGATATGTACGAAAGGGTGAAGGAGGTTGTGTTGACCCATCTGAAAGAAGCTGAAGGTGGTGTTGTCCACTTCACAACTAGTATTTGGGTCAGTAGCCAGACAAGGGAATACCTAACCCTTACCGCCCACTGGGCGACGTACGAGTCAAGTGTCAGACCCCAAGGTCAAGACTTTCACTGTTCTGCTCTCCTAAGTGTCTCACAAATAGACTCTGATCACGATATGCATGACATCCCAAAGCAGCTCGAGTATCTGTGGGATTCTTGGATCAACTCATCAGGGCTGAAAAAGGGGTTCACTGTAACAGACAACACCACCATCAAAAACACCTTGGAGGACCACGGTCACGTCACCATGCAGTGTTTTGGACACACCATCGACCTCATTGTTAGTGAAGCCATAAAGAGCCAGCGAATGGTTCAGAACCTTCTGAGTATTGCACGAAAGATCTGTGAGCGTGTGCACCGCTCAGCAAAGGCCAAGGAGAAGCTGGCCGAGCTCCAGAGGGTCCATCAGCTGCCAGAGAACCAGCTCATTCAGGACGTCCCTTCCAAATGGATGACCTCCTTTTTCATGCTGGAGCGACTGGTTGAGCAAAAGAAAGCCATCGATGAGATGTCGATTGAGTGCAATTTCAGGGAAATGATCAGCTGCGATCAGTGGGAAGTAATGCTGTCAGTCTGCAATGCACTGAAACCTTTCGAAGTCGCCTGCAGGGAGATGAGCAACCGCACTGCCACTCTGGGACAAGTGATACCACTCATTCATATTCTCAACAGAAAAATAGACCTGCTGTTTGACGAGACCGTGGGAATAGACAACATGCTCAAGTCTCTAAAGGAAGCGATGGTGAGCAGGATGTCTGCAACTCTTCACGACCCTCAATACATCTGGGCAACCATGCTGGACCCGCGATACAAAACGTCATTGTTCACAGAGGAAGAAGCTGAAAGATGTAAACAAGACCTGATCCGGGAGCTGGACATGTCCTGTTCTACCTCAGTTTCAGTCAAGCCTCTGCTGCACAACGGCTGCAACGAGGCCAACGTTTCATCCAGCACCGCGAATTCGAACAAGGACAACCTCTGGTCCTTGATGGCTGACATCAGGCAAAAGATAAAAAACGAGGAGAAGCCAAAGTCCTCAGAGCTGGCAGTGCTGGAGTATCTTGAGGAAGACATACTCGATCAAAGCTGTGACCCCCTTGACTACTGGAACCTGAAAAAGTTCCTATGGCCTGATCTTGCCAAAGTAGCCGCCCGCTACGTGGGTTGCCCTCCGAGCGTCGTCCCAGCAGAGACACTGTTCAGCACAGCTAGTGTCAACTGTGCCCTGAATCAGCCCAGGCCTTTGCTAGAAAACATGGAGGGTCTACTGTTCCTCAAGGTCAACCTCCCTTTGATTTATTTTCAGTACTGATCATAATTATTTTGTTGAGCATTAACTTGAAAACCCTTTATTTAAGGACCAAGTTGCATAGCTGTGAAATGGGGGGTGGGGTTCTGTCGGgcaaaatgtaaaatatcatTGAATACACTGATTTTCAATGCAAAGGCCAGATCGAGGCTTTATTGTATTCTCTGTACTACTGTTAAAACACTTTGGAGCTGTTGTGATGAAAAGTCTCAGAAGTGTATCAGGGAGGGAGGGTTTTTCTAGCTGTAGGGGTTGGTGATAATGTGTTTGCTTCTAAATCAATGTTTTTCCTTTGTCTACTCTCTCCTTGTGCCTTATCCAAAACTACTTCAGGTCAAAAACGCTGTAAATATTGTTGAAATTGCGCAGATCACGTCAGGATGCTTTTTTTGAATATTATGATTAAAGATAAGAGTTGTTTtctgaatgaaaacatggcccccaaaaaataaataaatgctgtgACTGAAAGATATTTTAAgtttatattatttaattttcattgtGAATTTGTGGCTCATGGTACTGTCATTtagaattagattttttttatcttgcCGATATGTTTTTAATAAGATCATGTATAATATTGCTGTATTTTCTGAATAATGGGGTTTGTTTGGAATATACAATTTGTCTCTCAAGCACAATTTAAGTTTATGTCCAGGGGTTTAAATTATGGGTTTATTATTGAGTAAAACAATGTActgtacatttttatattaaatgACTTCTGAACCTAATTTCATAAATGTTTTAGCATTGAGACTGGAAACATGCAAATTTTGGTCATTTGTAAATAAAGGTTTTCCTTACACAATATCGTAGAGTCTTGTTCTTATCAATGAGACTGGTGTCTTATCAAAAGCTGGTGTTTAGTGTGGGGTGCCTTAAGGCGCACGAGTACAAGAATTCAGATGTTTTCACTTCATTTTAAGCATCTCCAGTGTTCAgtgaactttctttttttatcctctgagctaaaaaaaaaaaaatacaaagattTATTCAGAAGACAAAATAGTTTCACAGAGAAAGTGTGGTAGCTCGTTTCCTTGTGTGAGAGCAGATAAGATTTACAGATTCATGACTATGTTAATGCAACACCGATCATGTTTTGTAGTGGAATGTGATACTTTT belongs to Oreochromis niloticus isolate F11D_XX linkage group LG17, O_niloticus_UMD_NMBU, whole genome shotgun sequence and includes:
- the zbed4 gene encoding zinc finger BED domain-containing protein 4 isoform X2 encodes the protein MDGEEEVSHMGEEMGDGLFETDTANKSAAASPTLSDKCLNIDTEGNAESEKYENGSELSEHGKGEIQDANGMEEETQDDDRLPFGSSVGPFVTKDGDDYSNLLSGYTSTLYDVAMDAVTQSLLSSMRSQTNPRKKSPAWNHFCISPRDSTKAICLYCMKEFSRGKNEKDLSTSCLMRHVRRAHPTVLLQEGADASSNNLTSPLASSLIPPSPNSPKNGDLTNSIVSSASKNTSPSTSSAENSDLSSKEVLPKVEPKLEPYTNADAVCSTLPSSHSNENNAEDMSDGGPERLPGTPKSSSSRRRSAVWKHFYLSPADNSKAVCIHCMNEFSRGKNGKDLGTSCLIRHMWRAHKEVVIEENGQGNHIPPPYTNPPSLLSRTQLQDPLELKKESPLLPSSPETISDELPQSMDESMDIKEESDEVMHLSGQETTLNLSFKTHGEDTPLTSSPCDLSEGPSLNQDHSVFQQNKKIMKRVKSEVWHHFIVSPVDQLKALCRYCPCVISRGKRGDFGTSCLMRHLMRRHPDVLKNQKSTDDKESSPHPYTNLSATDPVSAKETESPLSEKKPQTLPVFSKKTSKLWNHFSISPADPTKVVCLHCSRTISRGKKTTNLGTSCLFRHMQRFHGHVLESNNTISGDVPSAEIHVKQELMDTSVYETEQNRERFDEHHPVAKKITKLIAEMLALDLQPSAMVENAGLNRLLEYLQPQYSLPPSSYFTSTAIPDMYERVKEVVLTHLKEAEGGVVHFTTSIWVSSQTREYLTLTAHWATYESSVRPQGQDFHCSALLSVSQIDSDHDMHDIPKQLEYLWDSWINSSGLKKGFTVTDNTTIKNTLEDHGHVTMQCFGHTIDLIVSEAIKSQRMVQNLLSIARKICERVHRSAKAKEKLAELQRVHQLPENQLIQDVPSKWMTSFFMLERLVEQKKAIDEMSIECNFREMISCDQWEVMLSVCNALKPFEVACREMSNRTATLGQVIPLIHILNRKIDLLFDETVGIDNMLKSLKEAMVSRMSATLHDPQYIWATMLDPRYKTSLFTEEEAERCKQDLIRELDMSCSTSVSVKPLLHNGCNEANVSSSTANSNKDNLWSLMADIRQKIKNEEKPKSSELAVLEYLEEDILDQSCDPLDYWNLKKFLWPDLAKVAARYVGCPPSVVPAETLFSTASVNCALNQPRPLLENMEGLLFLKVNLPLIYFQY
- the zbed4 gene encoding zinc finger BED domain-containing protein 4 isoform X1, whose amino-acid sequence is MDGEEEVSHMGEEMVSEPNGSIERRKREAKGTCLKIEGQDGYVFKSYSINPRETADAKSPACSSITLDKDSLPCFNFSSQGDGLFETDTANKSAAASPTLSDKCLNIDTEGNAESEKYENGSELSEHGKGEIQDANGMEEETQDDDRLPFGSSVGPFVTKDGDDYSNLLSGYTSTLYDVAMDAVTQSLLSSMRSQTNPRKKSPAWNHFCISPRDSTKAICLYCMKEFSRGKNEKDLSTSCLMRHVRRAHPTVLLQEGADASSNNLTSPLASSLIPPSPNSPKNGDLTNSIVSSASKNTSPSTSSAENSDLSSKEVLPKVEPKLEPYTNADAVCSTLPSSHSNENNAEDMSDGGPERLPGTPKSSSSRRRSAVWKHFYLSPADNSKAVCIHCMNEFSRGKNGKDLGTSCLIRHMWRAHKEVVIEENGQGNHIPPPYTNPPSLLSRTQLQDPLELKKESPLLPSSPETISDELPQSMDESMDIKEESDEVMHLSGQETTLNLSFKTHGEDTPLTSSPCDLSEGPSLNQDHSVFQQNKKIMKRVKSEVWHHFIVSPVDQLKALCRYCPCVISRGKRGDFGTSCLMRHLMRRHPDVLKNQKSTDDKESSPHPYTNLSATDPVSAKETESPLSEKKPQTLPVFSKKTSKLWNHFSISPADPTKVVCLHCSRTISRGKKTTNLGTSCLFRHMQRFHGHVLESNNTISGDVPSAEIHVKQELMDTSVYETEQNRERFDEHHPVAKKITKLIAEMLALDLQPSAMVENAGLNRLLEYLQPQYSLPPSSYFTSTAIPDMYERVKEVVLTHLKEAEGGVVHFTTSIWVSSQTREYLTLTAHWATYESSVRPQGQDFHCSALLSVSQIDSDHDMHDIPKQLEYLWDSWINSSGLKKGFTVTDNTTIKNTLEDHGHVTMQCFGHTIDLIVSEAIKSQRMVQNLLSIARKICERVHRSAKAKEKLAELQRVHQLPENQLIQDVPSKWMTSFFMLERLVEQKKAIDEMSIECNFREMISCDQWEVMLSVCNALKPFEVACREMSNRTATLGQVIPLIHILNRKIDLLFDETVGIDNMLKSLKEAMVSRMSATLHDPQYIWATMLDPRYKTSLFTEEEAERCKQDLIRELDMSCSTSVSVKPLLHNGCNEANVSSSTANSNKDNLWSLMADIRQKIKNEEKPKSSELAVLEYLEEDILDQSCDPLDYWNLKKFLWPDLAKVAARYVGCPPSVVPAETLFSTASVNCALNQPRPLLENMEGLLFLKVNLPLIYFQY